The genomic segment TGCAAAATGGCTTGAAGATCAGGTGGAAAATGGTTGGTTAACTCAAAAACAGGCTGATTACATGTTGGAAAAGTTCAAAAGAAGAAATCTGGAATGGACAGAAGAAGAATTTAATGCCTGGGTTGACCAACAATTGAAAGATGGCTGGATTACTGAAAAGCAGGCAGAGTATCTTAAAGAACATTATAACATATATAAAGAAAGACCCGGCAGTTGGGGTCCGTTTATGAGATCGGGCGGTTTCTGGGGATGTTTTGGATGGCCAACTGATCAAAAAAGATTTAATGTCTATACCAGATGGGGTCATGGCTCCGGTATGATGGGAAGAGGATGGAGGTGGTAAATGTAAAAGGAGTCCTTTCCTCAATAAAAATTATTTAGCCCCTGTCTTGCAGGGGCTTAAATTTAACATTTTAGTGTTGCCTGGGGTTTTGGAAACCTGGACTTGTGGGTTGGGGATCTTTAAAGTACTGACCGGGTGCGGAAAGATCAAAGTACAGTCTAGCATCTTCGTCAACACCATAGTCTTTACCCGAACCTTTACCCTGGATTTTATTTAATGCTTCGCGGAAGAGAGCGTTGTGGGCTTCTTCTCTGTTAAGCAGGAAGTCAATTGTCTCCCTTACGCCTTTATCATTGATTTGCCTGTAGAGGTATTCATATACCACTTTTGCTCCCTGTTCTGCAGCTACGTTTGAAAGAATGTCTGCTGCCAGGTCTCCAGTGGCACTAATATAATTTCCGGTAAATGGAGCACCGGAAGCGTTGGTAAGCATGGGGGTAAGCCCACTCAATACCTGAGGTTCGATAGTTCCGCTCATTACTACTTGACCCTCTACATCATGACCGTTCAACATGTTAATCATTGTAGCTACCATTTCCATATGACCTAATTCTTCGGCAGCAATATCCAGGAATAAATCCTTAATTTCTTTGTCTTTAATCCGGAAGCTCTGGGCAAGATATTGGAGTGCGGCTTTTAGCTCACCATTAGCACCGCCTAGCTGTTCCTGTAACATGGCTGCATAGGTGGGGTTGGGGCGATCTACTTTTACTTCGTGAAGTAGGTGTTTTTCGTGTTTAAACATTAGTTTCACCTCTTTTGAGTTTTTCTAATATTCTTTCCTAAACGATAATTTAGTATTCAAACAATTCAAGATTATACTGCAAAAAGCTAATTTTGAGCGACATAAAAATTTTTCGCCAAACCATTTTATTTCGATTGAAATCGAGCTTTTAGATGCTTTGAAAAATTTCTCTTTAAGCGAAAAATTAGCTTTTTGCAGTTTAACCATTCA from the Anoxybacter fermentans genome contains:
- a CDS encoding manganese catalase family protein, translating into MFKHEKHLLHEVKVDRPNPTYAAMLQEQLGGANGELKAALQYLAQSFRIKDKEIKDLFLDIAAEELGHMEMVATMINMLNGHDVEGQVVMSGTIEPQVLSGLTPMLTNASGAPFTGNYISATGDLAADILSNVAAEQGAKVVYEYLYRQINDKGVRETIDFLLNREEAHNALFREALNKIQGKGSGKDYGVDEDARLYFDLSAPGQYFKDPQPTSPGFQNPRQH